The Coffea eugenioides isolate CCC68of chromosome 8, Ceug_1.0, whole genome shotgun sequence genome has a segment encoding these proteins:
- the LOC113781736 gene encoding disease resistance protein RPM1-like: MAETVLSFVLDQLSTFLREEGRVLGGLRQEVQFIRDELGHMTAFLREAEAKEEDAQPRLQEWIKQVREAAYDTEDILDDFVARFARHLPTGFYGFVRRIFSSIKNLRARHRVASEIQSIKSRIESISAGHQRYQSEYGISAQASNSLSAVNNTTWRYSRDDALLVEEDKLVGIDQPKKHLISQLLQGDDHQLKVVSVVGMGGLGKTTLVKRVHEDLEVRRHFPVRAWVTVSQTCDFQYLLKDLIRQLHEAGKKPVPQSIESMTTTELKEIIKDFLQQAGRYAIVFDDVWDVEFWNTIKFALPESGHGNRVMLTTRKSDVASDSCIESRGYINRLEPLSFEDSWTLFCNKIFKGGTCPGHLMDVAKVILDKCEGLPLAILAISGLLASKDVNRIDEWEMVRRSLGGELEGTGKLDRVKKILSLSYSDLPWHLKTCLLYTSIYPEDYKIGCLRLVNLWIAERFVEWREGINIEDVALGYLSELVNRSLIQVTRVFYEGNCRVHDLLREIIVSKSREQNMVTITTGQPTMWPSEQVRRLVVHSSSSNNTQQRPNYFFDHLRSFVTIGSKNPLLSSMLLSDVLRSSKLLKVLDLRGQKTRKEIPNEIFNSFHLKHLDLYGTGVERVPKGIGKLQHLEYLNLGKTGVRELPMEILKLQKLRFLKVYQQVDSSDDDYGYHGFKAPSNMGGLLALEILKSIDASSGSTIVKEIGKLTQLRELYITKLRREDGKELCSSLANLTSLRELCVDSIGKGDDHEIIDLNHRPPASSSSSSSFLQSLRMLILCGRLEKMPQWVARLYGLVRIDLDWSRLRGEEDPLESLQHLPNLDSINFCGSYQGEGLCFKAGGFLNLKWLHLKRMEGLRWMRVEEGALPRLQNLILERLPLLEELPLGIQQLSQLQRLTLYEMSSQLREKLLENQKEESEDYRKIAHIPEILIGYYTDDRKWRHRSLWAKKKKT, translated from the coding sequence ATGGCAGAAACGGTTCTCTCTTTCGTGCTGGATCAACTCTCAACTTTTCTGCGCGAGGAGGGACGAGTATTGGGAGGGCTTCGGCAAGAGGTCCAATTCATCAGGGACGAGTTGGGGCACATGACAGCTTTCCTGAGAGAGGcagaagcaaaagaagaagatgCTCAACCCAGGCTCCAAGAATGGATCAAGCAAGTGCGAGAGGCTGCTTATGACACTGAAGACATTCTTGATGATTTTGTAGCTCGCTTTGCTCGGCATCTCCCAACAGGATTCTACGGCTTTGTTCGGAGAATTTTCAGCTCCATCAAGAATTTGAGAGCTCGTCATCGAGTTGCCAGCGAAATACAAAGCATCAAGTCCAGAATCGAAAGTATTTCTGCAGGTCATCAAAGGTACCAATCCGAATATGGTATCTCTGCCCAAGCGTCCAACTCACTTTCTGCTGTGAACAACACAACATGGCGCTATAGCAGAGATGATGCCCTGCTTGTGGAAGAAGATAAATTAGTTGGCATTGACCAGCCCAAGAAACATCTAATTTCTCAGCTCCTCCAAGGGGATGATCACCAACTGAAAGTTGTTTCAGTGGTTGGTATGGGAGGACTTGGCAAAACTACCCTAGTGAAAAGAGTCCATGAGGATCTTGAAGTCAGAAGGCATTTCCCAGTTCGTGCTTGGGTAACTGTCTCTCAAACATGTGACTTTCAGTACCTCCTGAAAGACTTGATTCGGCAGTTACACGAGGCAGGGAAGAAACCAGTCCCGCAATCGATCGAGTCCATGACTACCACCGAGCTGAAAGAAattatcaaagattttcttcaacaagctGGAAGGTATGCAATTGTTTTTGATGATGTATGGGACGTGGAATTTTGGAATACCATCAAATTTGCTCTGCCCGAGAGTGGCCACGGCAACCGTGTCATGCTAACAACTCGGAAATCTGATGTAGCCTCTGATTCTTGCATTGAATCTCGGGGTTATATCAACAGATTGGAGCCACTGTCCTTTGAAGATTCGTGGACCCTGTTTTGCAACAAGATCTTTAAGGGAGGTACTTGCCCTGGCCATTTGATGGATGTTGCCAAAGTTATATTGGATAAATGTGAGGGCTTGCCCCTTGCAATTCTTGCAATCAGCGGGCTTTTGGCTTCGAAAGATGTAAACAGAATAGATGAATGGGAGATGGTTCGACGCAGTCTTGGGGGTGAATTAGAAGGCACGGGTAAGTTGGACAGAGTTAAAAAGATACTTTCTCTCAGTTATAGCGACCTGCCTTGGCATCTAAAGACATGTCTGTTGTACACAAGTATTTATCCAGAGGATTACAAAATAGGGTGCCTGAGACTCGTTAATTTGTGGATTGCTGAGAGGTTTGTAGAATGGAGAGAAGGAATCAATATTGAAGATGTAGCTTTGGGTTATCTCAGTGAACTCGTCAATAGAAGCCTAATTCAAGTGACTCGTGTGTTTTATGAAGGAAATTGTCGAGTCCATGATCTATTGCGAGAAATTATCGTTTCCAAGTCAAGAGAACAAAACATGGTCACAATTACTACTGGACAACCAACGATGTGGCCGTCCGAGCAGGTACGCCGTCTAGTAGTccatagtagtagtagtaaCAACACCCAGCAAAGACCAAATTATTTCTTTGACCACCTTCGGTCGTTCGTTACAATTGGATCGAAAAACCCACTCCTGTCCAGTATGTTGTTATCTGATGTTTTAAGGAGTAGTAAGTTGTTAAAGGTTTTGGATTTGAGAGGTCAAAAGACACGGAAGGAAATACCAAATGAGATTTTCAACTCGTTTCATCTCAAGCATCTGGACCTATATGGTACAGGAGTGGAGAGAGTCCCAAAAGGCATTGGGAAGCTTCAACACTTGGAGTATCTGAATTTGGGAAAAACCGGAGTTAGGGAATTACCCATGGAAATCCTAAAGCTGCAAAAACTTCGGTTTCTCAAAGTATATCAACAAGTTGATTCTTCCGATGATGATTATGGATATCATGGGTTTAAAGCTCCCTCAAATATGGGAGGGCTTCTTGCCCTAGAAATATTAAAATCCATAGATGCAAGTAGTGGATCCACAATAGTCAAGGAGATAGGAAAGCTGACCCAATTAAGAGAGCTATATATTACAAAGTTAAGAAGAGAAGACGGAAAGGAGCTCTGCTCCTCCCTTGCCAATCTCACCAGTCTTCGGGAATTATGTGTTGATTCAATTGGTAAAGGTGACGATCATGAGATAATCGATCTAAATCATCGTCCtcctgcttcttcttcttcttcttcttcgtttCTTCAATCTCTTCGTATGCTGATTTTGTGTGGCCGCTTAGAAAAGATGCCACAATGGGTAGCTCGTCTTTACGGCTTGGTAAGAATAGATTTGGATTGGAGCAGGTTAAGGGGCGAGGAGGATCCGCTTGAATCCCTCCAACATTTGCCCAATTTGGATAGTATTAATTTCTGTGGATCTTACCAGGGAGAAGGGTTGTGTTTCAAGGCTGGAGGGTTCCTAAATCTGAAGTGGTTGCACTTAAAGAGAATGGAAGGGTTgagatggatgagagtggaggagGGTGCACTGCCTCGTCTCCAAAATCTTATTCTGGAACGACTTCCATTACTAGAGGAGTTACCATTGGGTATTCAGCAGTTGAGCCAGCTTCAACGGCTGACTCTGTATGAGATGAGTTCTCAATTGAGAGAGAAGCTGTTAGAGAATCAGAAGGAAGAAAGTGAAGATTACAGAAAAATCGCTCACATTCCTGAAATTCTCATTGGTTACTATACAGATGATAGGAAATGGAGACACCGCAGCCTGTGggcgaagaagaagaaaacataa